One genomic window of Magnolia sinica isolate HGM2019 chromosome 3, MsV1, whole genome shotgun sequence includes the following:
- the LOC131241311 gene encoding hydroquinone glucosyltransferase-like: protein MEDKPTHPHIAILPSPGMGHLIPLCEFAKRIVLHHDCSATVIALAADSSSKAQNAVLDGLPKNINSIQLPPIPLDDVPKDAKIETRISLTVKRSLGLIRDVLKKLASTHRLVALVVDLFATDAFDLAKEFGISPYIFYPTTLTVLSVFINLPILDETVSCEYRDLSEPIRLPGCIPLHGKDLLDPVQDRQNDAYRWLLHHCKRYKEARGILVNSFVDVEPGPARALMEAGQPPVYPVGPLIQTGSAGGVDENECLRWLDEQPRGSVLYVSFGSGGTLTSHQLSELALGLEMSGQRFLWVARSPQDKVANAAYFSVQSIEDPLDFLPEGFLARTKGLGLVVPSWAPQIQVLAHGSTGGFLTHCGWNSTLESIVHGVPLIAWPLYAEQKMNAVMLADGLKVALRPRAGEDGVIRKEEIATVVRGLMEGEGGREVRNRMHDLKDAAARVIVEGGSSQMALSQVAHQWKNPKQL, encoded by the coding sequence ATGGAAGACAAACCAACCCACCCCCACATAGCAATTCTACCAAGTCCCGGTATGGGTCACCTCATACCACTCTGCGAGTTCGCAAAGCGTATCGTTCTCCATCATGATTGCTCTGCCACAGTCATCGCCCTTGCAGCTGATTCGTCGTCCAAGGCCCAAAACGCCGTCCTAGATGGCCTACCAAAAAATATAAATTCCATCCAACTCCCTCCAATTCCCTTGGACGATGTCCCAAAGGATGCAAAGATCGAAACGCGCATCTCTCTCACCGTCAAACGCTCCCTGGGTTTGATCCGCGACGTCTTGAAGAAGTTGGCATCCACTCACCGACTGGTGGCACTGGTGGTGGATCTCTTTGCGACGGATGCGTTCGATCTAGCCAAAGAATTCGGCATCTCACCTTACATTTTCTACCCAACGACGCTAACTGTGCTGTCTGTCTTCATCAATCTGCCAATTCTCGATGAGACGGTCTCATGTGAGTATAGGGATCTTAGCGAACCGATCAGATTGCCCGGCTGCATTCCACTTCACGGGAAGGATCTCTTGGACCCAGTTCAAGACCGACAGAACGATGCATACAGATGGCTCCTGCACCACTGCAAACGTTACAAGGAGGCCAGGGGCATTTTGGTAAATAGCTTTGTCGACGTGGAGCCAGGGCCCGCGAGGGCTTTGATGGAAGCCGGGCAGCCGCCGGTTTACCCAGTCGGGCCGCTTATCCAGACCGGTTCGGCCGGTGGGGTAGATGAGAACGAGTGCTTGAGGTGGTTGGATGAGCAGCCACGTGGGTCGGTGCTGTACGTGTCTTTCGGGAGTGGTGGAACCCTCACCAGTCATCAGCTTTCCGAGCTGGCCTTGGGGTTGGAAATGAGCGGACAAAGGTTCTTGTGGGTGGCTCGGAGCCCACAGGATAAGGTGGCCAATGCAGcgtatttcagtgtccaaagcaTCGAAGACCCTCTGGACTTTTTGCCCGAGGGGTTCTTGGCTCGTACCAAAGGGCTAGGCCTTGTTGTaccttcatgggccccacagatacAAGTTCTGGCCCACGGGTCTACTGGTGGATTCCTGACACACTGCGGGTGGAACTCGACACTCGAGAGTATCGTGCACGGCGTGCCGTTGATTGCATGGCCGCTCTATGCCGAGCAGAAGATGAATGCAGTGATGCTAGCCGATGGGCTGAAAGTGGCATTAAGGCCTAGAGCTGGCGAGGACGGTGTGATCAGGAAGGAGGAGATCGCGACGGTCGTCAGGGGTCTGATGGAAGGAGAAGGAGGAAGGGAGGTGCGGAACCGAATGCACGATCTCAAAGACGCTGCCGCGAGGGTGATAGTGGAAGGCGGGTCTTCTCAGATGGCATTGTCCCAAGTGGCCCACCAGtggaaaaatccaaaacagtTGTAA